Genomic segment of Deinococcus aestuarii:
CACCTTGCCCCCCTGGAAGCTCAACCCTTGCGGGAGATCACCAGGATGAGGGCCGAGCAGGTTGGGCCTGCCCCGATATTGCGTAGTTGAAGTTAAGCGGCTGTAGCTTGGCGTTCGAACTCCAGGGGCGTCAAGTACCCCAGGGTGGAATGGCGGCGCTGGCGGTTGTAGAAGACCTCGAT
This window contains:
- a CDS encoding IS3 family transposase, with product IEVFYNRQRRHSTLGYLTPLEFERQATAA